A single window of Streptomyces sp. NBC_00464 DNA harbors:
- a CDS encoding DUF5926 family protein, with protein MAKKRPQTKAGKQQLTDGEIPVVGAREPCPCGSGRRYKACHGRAAAQAVAELVQRPFEGLAGECDWVALRELVPAATVELTLKGGLPEGVPSVTLATVLPMAWPALRRDDGSVLLALQNDTSSGDLSRDLADTLQRALEAEPGSPVAARRVPAEGPRLQDLLDADAPFTPVVHPGFEFWVPDAENATAEVSASLERANDAAIPTVLLSGVDAGYWCETPEKNHLRWVMPHPEEQLLDALARLHAAGASSLGEGTRLVGSFRAHGLMVPVWDLPSGMGAEECEKPAAAFAERLATALASDAPLTAEERRARGGLTNRQVTLS; from the coding sequence ATGGCGAAGAAGCGCCCTCAGACCAAGGCCGGGAAGCAGCAGCTCACGGATGGCGAGATCCCGGTGGTCGGGGCTCGCGAGCCCTGCCCGTGCGGTTCGGGCCGCCGGTACAAGGCCTGTCACGGCCGCGCCGCCGCCCAGGCCGTGGCCGAACTGGTCCAGCGCCCCTTCGAGGGGCTGGCCGGCGAATGCGACTGGGTCGCACTGCGCGAGCTGGTGCCCGCCGCCACCGTCGAACTGACGCTGAAGGGCGGACTGCCCGAGGGTGTGCCGTCGGTGACGCTCGCGACCGTCCTCCCGATGGCATGGCCCGCCCTGCGCCGCGACGACGGTTCGGTCCTGCTCGCCCTGCAGAACGACACCTCCTCCGGCGACCTCAGCCGCGACCTTGCCGACACCCTCCAGCGAGCGCTGGAGGCCGAGCCCGGCTCGCCCGTCGCCGCCAGGCGCGTACCCGCCGAAGGTCCGCGACTCCAGGACCTCCTGGACGCCGACGCACCGTTCACGCCGGTCGTGCACCCGGGCTTCGAGTTCTGGGTGCCGGACGCGGAGAACGCCACGGCCGAGGTGTCCGCATCCCTGGAGCGCGCCAATGACGCGGCGATCCCGACCGTCCTCCTCTCCGGGGTGGACGCCGGCTACTGGTGCGAGACGCCGGAGAAGAACCACCTGCGCTGGGTCATGCCGCACCCCGAGGAGCAGCTCCTCGACGCGCTCGCCCGGCTGCACGCCGCAGGCGCCTCCTCGCTCGGGGAGGGGACCCGGCTGGTCGGCTCGTTCCGCGCGCACGGCCTGATGGTCCCGGTCTGGGACCTGCCGAGCGGAATGGGTGCCGAGGAGTGCGAGAAGCCCGCCGCCGCGTTCGCGGAGCGGCTCGCGACGGCGCTCGCCTCGGATGCGCCGCTCACGGCCGAGGAGCGGCGCGCGCGTGGCGGGCTCACCAACCGCCAAGTGACCCTCAGCTGA
- a CDS encoding bifunctional DNA primase/polymerase: MREILGRRRRMRFGRKGGAARLDAALTCATVWQWPVLPGVGLQTAGSRGERGRGCACPDPECAVPGAHPFDPGLLAATTDARMVRWWWTNRPAAPVLLATGGRAPCALSLPAVAGARAVAELDRMGMRLGPVVATPTRWSLLVAPYTLERLGELLHAQDWVPSSLRFHGEGGYLVLPPSEIGTGQVRWERAPERDSRPGRDSRPDRDSRPGRGGGVPVAAAAPWLPDVGAVLDALVEASNSAPDGGSRLAH, from the coding sequence ATGCGCGAGATCCTCGGAAGGCGACGCAGGATGCGGTTCGGACGCAAGGGTGGGGCCGCGCGTCTCGATGCGGCCCTGACCTGCGCCACCGTATGGCAGTGGCCCGTGCTCCCAGGGGTGGGCCTCCAGACAGCGGGCAGCCGTGGTGAGCGTGGCCGCGGCTGTGCCTGCCCCGATCCCGAGTGCGCCGTGCCCGGCGCGCACCCCTTCGATCCCGGACTGCTCGCCGCCACCACCGATGCGCGGATGGTGCGCTGGTGGTGGACGAACCGGCCCGCCGCGCCGGTCCTGCTGGCCACGGGAGGTCGTGCGCCGTGCGCATTGAGCCTGCCTGCGGTGGCCGGAGCCCGCGCAGTGGCCGAGCTCGACCGGATGGGCATGCGGCTGGGCCCCGTGGTGGCGACGCCTACCCGGTGGTCGCTGCTGGTCGCCCCGTACACCCTTGAACGGCTCGGTGAACTGCTGCACGCCCAGGACTGGGTGCCCAGTTCGCTGCGGTTCCACGGTGAGGGCGGCTATCTCGTTCTTCCGCCGTCCGAGATCGGCACGGGGCAGGTGCGCTGGGAGCGGGCGCCGGAGCGGGACTCCCGGCCGGGCCGGGATTCACGGCCGGATCGGGATTCACGGCCGGGCCGCGGGGGTGGGGTGCCGGTCGCGGCGGCGGCGCCGTGGCTGCCGGATGTGGGGGCGGTTCTGGACGCGCTGGTCGAGGCGAGCAACAGTGCCCCGGACGGCGGAAGCCGGCTCGCCCACTGA
- a CDS encoding PP2C family protein-serine/threonine phosphatase, whose amino-acid sequence MLDIALLVRVHVDALIAAQNDMGVCDAIRRNKPVGKPATMSAPHLPKVAGIDPTVAVSAHTAGPLSEVPAAPGAFIQDRLAGWVSDLTTLHELTERLSRTSTLDDALHELLDAGAALVGARRGLIAFEPSDLRGPVSTIGLGLAHAELGQIETVPRSATSYGRILEGLPNADGPLTTPDLLGDTNLDPRRREVAARLGYAASYALPITTERTGLLAAAVWLYDEPAEPLERQRHLVGLYTGYAAEHLARLLELERARTDVATITEELLPSRLPRVPGVQLAVRHHAAPQSGSDWYDALALPEGALGLAVGSVGGSGPSALAAMGRLRAGLRAYAVMEGEDPVAVLSDLELLMRLTEPARSATALFAYCEPTRHKILLAGAGHTPPLIVGDRRTEYVETTLSAPLGMLSCWEAPSVEIVPAPGETVLLYTDGLLRRAGDSMDRAFARLHSAAASVPKALRHDAGSVADHVVRTVLPDGIDQGDATEDVVLLAARFD is encoded by the coding sequence ATGCTGGACATCGCCTTACTTGTGCGTGTACATGTGGATGCACTGATAGCGGCGCAGAATGACATGGGGGTTTGCGATGCTATTCGACGAAACAAACCAGTCGGAAAGCCGGCGACCATGAGCGCCCCACACCTGCCGAAAGTGGCTGGAATCGATCCCACAGTTGCGGTTTCGGCGCACACTGCCGGGCCTCTCTCCGAGGTACCGGCCGCGCCCGGCGCCTTCATCCAGGACCGTCTCGCGGGCTGGGTCTCCGACCTCACGACGCTGCACGAGCTCACCGAGCGGCTGTCCAGAACCAGCACCCTCGACGACGCCCTGCACGAGCTGCTCGACGCCGGGGCCGCCCTGGTCGGAGCCCGCCGTGGACTGATCGCCTTCGAACCGTCCGACCTCCGCGGCCCCGTCAGCACCATCGGTCTCGGGCTGGCCCACGCAGAGCTCGGCCAGATCGAGACGGTGCCGCGCAGCGCCACCTCCTACGGCCGCATCCTGGAAGGTCTGCCCAACGCCGACGGCCCGCTGACCACCCCCGATCTGCTCGGCGACACCAACCTGGACCCCCGCAGGCGCGAGGTCGCCGCCCGCCTCGGCTACGCCGCCAGCTACGCGCTGCCGATCACCACCGAGCGCACCGGCCTGCTCGCCGCCGCGGTCTGGCTCTACGACGAACCCGCAGAGCCACTGGAGCGTCAGCGCCATCTCGTCGGGCTGTACACCGGGTACGCCGCCGAACATCTGGCCCGGCTGCTGGAACTGGAGCGGGCCAGGACGGACGTCGCCACCATCACCGAGGAACTTCTGCCCAGCCGGCTGCCCCGCGTGCCCGGCGTACAGCTCGCCGTACGCCATCACGCCGCACCGCAGAGCGGCAGCGACTGGTACGACGCGCTGGCCCTGCCGGAGGGTGCGCTCGGCCTCGCCGTGGGCTCGGTCGGCGGATCCGGCCCCAGCGCCCTGGCCGCCATGGGACGGCTGCGCGCAGGCCTGCGGGCGTACGCGGTGATGGAGGGCGAGGACCCGGTCGCCGTGCTCTCCGATCTCGAACTCCTGATGCGGCTGACCGAGCCGGCCCGCTCCGCGACGGCGCTCTTCGCCTACTGCGAGCCCACCCGCCACAAGATCCTGCTGGCCGGTGCCGGGCACACCCCGCCACTGATCGTCGGCGACCGGCGCACCGAGTACGTCGAGACCACCCTCTCCGCCCCGCTGGGGATGCTGTCCTGCTGGGAGGCGCCGAGCGTGGAGATCGTGCCTGCACCCGGCGAGACGGTCCTGCTGTACACCGACGGCCTGCTGCGCCGTGCCGGTGACTCGATGGACCGGGCGTTCGCCCGGCTCCACTCGGCGGCGGCGAGCGTCCCCAAGGCGCTGCGCCACGACGCCGGATCGGTCGCCGACCATGTGGTGCGCACCGTGCTGCCCGACGGGATCGACCAGGGCGACGCCACCGAGGACGTGGTCCTGCTCGCGGCCCGCTTCGACTGA
- a CDS encoding aminopeptidase P family protein — MSEELTPENPETEETEPVKQRKNGLYPGVSDELAASMKSGWADTELHGLEPIAQAGHTADRRAALSARFPGERLVIPAGRLKTRSNDTEYAFRASTEYAYLTGDQTQDGVLVLEPKDGGHEATVYLLPRSDRENGEFWLDGQGELWVGRRHSLTEAEKLLGIPAKDVRELTAALAEATGPVRNVRGHDASIEAALTDKVTAERDEELRVFLSEARLVKDAFEIAELAKACDITARGFEDVVKVLDKAEATSERYIEGTFFLRARIEGNDIGYGSICAAGPHATTLHWVRNDGAVRSGELLLLDAGVETNDLYTADVTRTLPIDGTFTPLQRKIYDAVYEAQEAGIAAVKPGADFRDFHDAAQRVLTEKLVEWGLLGDLSVDKVLELGLQRRWTLHGTGHMLGMDVHDCAAARTESYVNGTLEPGVCLTVEPGLYFQADDLTVPEEYRGIGVRIEDDILVTEDGNRNLSDKLPRQADEVEAWMARLKG, encoded by the coding sequence GTGTCTGAGGAGCTCACCCCGGAGAACCCGGAGACCGAAGAGACCGAACCGGTCAAGCAGCGGAAGAACGGCCTTTACCCGGGCGTCTCCGATGAGCTCGCCGCGAGCATGAAGTCCGGCTGGGCCGACACCGAGCTGCACGGCCTGGAGCCGATCGCCCAGGCCGGACACACCGCCGACCGCCGCGCCGCACTGTCGGCGCGCTTCCCCGGCGAGCGGCTGGTCATCCCGGCCGGCCGGCTGAAGACCCGGTCCAATGACACCGAGTACGCCTTCCGCGCCTCCACCGAGTACGCGTACCTCACCGGCGACCAGACGCAGGACGGCGTCCTCGTCCTGGAGCCGAAGGACGGCGGCCACGAGGCGACCGTCTACCTCCTGCCGCGCTCCGACCGGGAGAACGGCGAGTTCTGGCTCGACGGCCAGGGCGAGCTGTGGGTCGGCCGCCGGCACTCCCTCACCGAGGCCGAGAAGCTGCTGGGCATCCCGGCGAAGGACGTCCGCGAACTGACCGCCGCGCTGGCCGAGGCCACCGGCCCGGTCCGTAACGTCCGCGGTCACGACGCCAGCATCGAGGCCGCGCTGACCGACAAGGTCACCGCGGAGCGCGACGAGGAACTGCGGGTCTTCCTCTCCGAGGCGCGCCTGGTCAAGGACGCCTTCGAGATCGCTGAACTGGCGAAGGCCTGCGACATCACCGCGCGCGGCTTCGAGGACGTCGTGAAGGTCCTCGACAAGGCCGAGGCGACGAGCGAGCGCTACATCGAGGGAACGTTCTTCCTCCGCGCCCGCATCGAGGGCAACGACATCGGCTACGGCTCGATCTGCGCCGCGGGTCCGCACGCCACCACCCTGCACTGGGTGCGCAACGACGGCGCGGTGCGCTCCGGCGAGCTGCTGCTGCTCGACGCCGGCGTGGAGACCAACGACCTCTACACCGCCGACGTGACCCGCACGCTTCCCATCGACGGCACGTTCACGCCGCTGCAGCGGAAGATCTACGACGCGGTGTACGAGGCGCAGGAGGCCGGTATCGCCGCGGTGAAGCCCGGCGCGGACTTCCGCGACTTCCACGACGCCGCGCAGCGCGTGCTCACCGAGAAGCTCGTCGAGTGGGGTCTGCTCGGCGACCTGTCCGTGGACAAGGTCCTGGAGCTGGGTCTCCAGCGCCGCTGGACGCTGCACGGCACCGGTCACATGCTCGGCATGGACGTCCACGACTGCGCCGCCGCGCGGACCGAGTCGTACGTCAACGGGACGCTGGAGCCCGGCGTGTGCCTCACCGTGGAGCCCGGTCTCTACTTCCAGGCCGACGACCTGACCGTGCCCGAGGAGTACCGCGGCATCGGCGTCCGGATCGAGGACGACATCCTCGTCACCGAGGACGGCAACCGGAACCTCTCGGACAAGCTGCCGCGGCAGGCCGACGAGGTCGAGGCCTGGATGGCCCGGCTCAAGGGCTGA
- a CDS encoding ATP-binding protein: MSIWWSLHLRREAASVPLARRFLLGTMESAGVDPDISFDLSLALSEACANAVEHGGAHGGAGDVTEPWDAWEEPSGAACGQYRVTAYLDGEKCRIEVADSGPGFPARRVLRTAAQQHEAHQQDEPHERHGATPPYGTRQPYGTPYAEHPPLTAEDGRGLCLIEQLADHVHFGNRPGRGGAVVSFDKVLKWREGALLMVS; this comes from the coding sequence ATGAGCATCTGGTGGTCACTCCATTTGCGGCGCGAAGCTGCGAGCGTTCCGCTCGCCCGTCGGTTCCTGCTCGGCACGATGGAATCCGCGGGCGTGGACCCGGACATCTCCTTCGACCTGTCGCTCGCCCTGAGCGAAGCCTGTGCCAACGCCGTCGAGCACGGTGGGGCCCATGGCGGTGCGGGCGATGTCACGGAGCCCTGGGACGCCTGGGAGGAGCCGTCCGGTGCTGCCTGCGGGCAGTACCGGGTCACCGCGTATCTGGACGGCGAGAAATGCCGTATCGAAGTCGCCGATTCCGGACCGGGCTTCCCCGCCAGGCGCGTACTTCGCACCGCCGCACAGCAGCACGAAGCGCATCAGCAGGATGAACCGCATGAGCGGCACGGGGCGACGCCGCCGTACGGCACGAGGCAGCCGTACGGAACGCCGTACGCCGAACACCCGCCGCTCACCGCCGAGGACGGGCGGGGTCTCTGCCTGATCGAGCAGCTCGCCGATCACGTCCACTTCGGCAACCGGCCGGGGCGCGGCGGCGCGGTGGTGAGCTTCGACAAGGTCCTGAAATGGCGGGAGGGCGCCCTGCTCATGGTGTCCTGA
- a CDS encoding YcnI family copper-binding membrane protein, with product MNVSRIALAGGVAASTVLILAGTASAHVSVQPQGEAAKGGYAVINFKVPNERDDAATTKLEVNFPTDHPLASVMPQPVPGWKIDVTTSKLAKPLDMHGKKINEAVSKVTWTADGGKIEPGRFQQFPLSVGQLPEDADQLVFKAIQTYDNKEVVRWIEEQKDGAEEPESPAPVLKLTAATEDAHGATAASGSDSADKNAAADHAKDEQTTASASSSSDTTARVLGIVGIVIGVAGVAFGVLAGRRRHA from the coding sequence ATGAACGTTTCCCGCATCGCCCTCGCCGGCGGCGTCGCCGCGTCCACCGTGCTGATCCTCGCCGGTACGGCCTCCGCCCACGTCAGCGTCCAGCCGCAGGGCGAGGCCGCCAAGGGCGGTTACGCCGTCATCAACTTCAAGGTCCCCAACGAGCGCGACGACGCCGCGACGACCAAGCTCGAAGTCAACTTCCCGACCGATCACCCGCTGGCGTCCGTCATGCCGCAGCCCGTACCCGGCTGGAAGATCGACGTCACCACGAGCAAGCTGGCCAAGCCCCTCGACATGCACGGCAAGAAGATCAACGAAGCCGTCTCCAAGGTCACCTGGACCGCGGACGGCGGCAAGATCGAGCCGGGCCGCTTCCAGCAGTTCCCGCTCTCGGTCGGCCAGCTCCCGGAGGACGCCGACCAGCTGGTGTTCAAGGCCATCCAGACGTACGACAACAAGGAGGTCGTGCGCTGGATCGAGGAGCAGAAGGACGGCGCGGAGGAGCCCGAGAGCCCCGCCCCGGTCCTCAAGCTGACCGCGGCCACCGAGGACGCACACGGCGCCACCGCCGCCTCCGGCTCGGACTCCGCCGACAAGAACGCCGCGGCCGACCACGCCAAGGACGAGCAGACGACGGCTTCGGCGTCCTCCTCCAGTGACACCACAGCCCGGGTGCTCGGCATCGTCGGCATCGTCATCGGCGTCGCGGGCGTCGCCTTCGGCGTCCTGGCCGGCCGTCGGCGTCACGCCTGA
- a CDS encoding SCO family protein gives MVKKSVLAAALVAAAMLTLSACGGSDNDSKKPIADVSVEEKTQAATVLDQPFTKPNLVLTDTHGKKYDLREQTKGKPTLIYFGYTNCPDVCPLIMSNIAIAKKSLPKADQEKLQVVFVTTDPERDTPASLGTWLKSQDPSFIGLTGDFPTIQAGARQIGIGIDAPKKEKDGTVVSMHGSQVIAFSPKTDQGYVLYSEDTTPDDYTKDLPKIVKGEKP, from the coding sequence ATGGTTAAGAAGTCTGTGCTGGCCGCGGCGCTCGTCGCCGCGGCCATGCTCACCCTGTCCGCCTGCGGCGGCAGTGACAACGACAGCAAGAAGCCCATCGCCGACGTGTCGGTGGAGGAGAAGACCCAGGCCGCGACGGTGCTCGACCAGCCGTTCACCAAGCCGAACCTCGTCCTGACCGACACCCACGGCAAGAAGTACGACCTGCGCGAGCAGACCAAGGGCAAGCCGACGCTCATCTACTTCGGCTACACCAACTGCCCCGACGTCTGCCCGCTCATCATGAGCAACATCGCGATCGCCAAGAAGTCCCTCCCCAAGGCCGACCAGGAAAAGCTCCAGGTCGTCTTCGTCACCACCGACCCGGAGCGGGACACCCCGGCCTCGCTGGGCACCTGGCTCAAGTCCCAGGACCCCTCCTTCATCGGTCTCACCGGTGACTTCCCGACCATCCAGGCGGGCGCCCGGCAGATCGGCATCGGTATCGACGCACCGAAGAAGGAGAAGGACGGCACAGTCGTCTCGATGCATGGCTCCCAGGTCATCGCCTTCTCGCCGAAGACCGACCAGGGGTACGTGCTGTACAGCGAGGACACCACGCCCGACGACTACACCAAGGACCTCCCCAAGATCGTCAAGGGGGAGAAGCCGTGA
- a CDS encoding copper chaperone PCu(A)C, with the protein MNGRTALAGVLALSTGLTLAGCSSSDGKPELKVIGAFMPQPISDMAAGFLVVQNNGGSSDRLTSVTSPLSDEVTIHETKNQAMRMVTSFDVPAGGELDLERGGNHIMFAKLKQQPKQGEKVSVELHFEKAGPIKVELPVKETTHNPKKQ; encoded by the coding sequence GTGAACGGCCGCACCGCCCTCGCCGGCGTCCTGGCCCTCTCCACCGGGCTGACGCTGGCGGGGTGCTCGTCCTCGGACGGCAAACCGGAACTGAAGGTCATCGGCGCGTTCATGCCGCAGCCCATCAGCGACATGGCGGCCGGCTTCCTCGTCGTGCAGAACAACGGGGGCAGTTCCGACCGGCTCACTTCGGTCACCAGTCCGCTCTCGGACGAGGTCACGATCCACGAGACGAAGAACCAGGCCATGCGCATGGTGACGTCCTTCGACGTACCCGCGGGCGGTGAGCTGGACCTGGAACGCGGTGGAAACCACATCATGTTCGCCAAGCTCAAGCAGCAGCCCAAGCAGGGCGAGAAGGTGTCCGTGGAACTGCACTTCGAGAAGGCCGGCCCCATCAAGGTCGAGCTTCCCGTGAAGGAGACCACCCACAACCCGAAGAAGCAGTGA
- a CDS encoding copper resistance CopC/CopD family protein — translation MTATAPPFGPDPSISAPTRRRPLTVAGLLAALAGVVFGLLLAVAGPASAHAALTGSDPQDGAVVATAPKAVTLTFSEQVAMGEGSIRVLDPDGKRADTEDAPRDLHSGSTVKYGVSLHTGLPDGTYTVAWQAVSADSHPVSGAFTFSIGAPSETTVALPDNEAGGGLVGTLYGIARYAAYAGFIVLAGGAAFVLACWQRGAGARPLQRLVVRGWMTLTAATIAMLLLRSPYTGSGKLGDAFDLDGLKAVLDTKPGAALVSRLLLLGASALFIAVLFGAYAKREDEREKKDLTFGLALGGAVIAAGIAGTWALAEHASTGIQPGIAMPVDVLHLLAVAAWLGGLTALLVALYRTPDITAAAVRRFSRIAFISVLVLTATGIYQSWRQVGSWSALTGTGYGQLLLVKVGLVAVLVGVAWISRRWTARLATGPGADRANDTDGTEEDEKEEAGSGAPEAEAAPGPEAPEAADPNDPARAAQLARQQAAMATAVKKRVRDADPDRSGLRRSVLAEVGVAVVLLAVTTILTSTEPGRTEEEAARSSAPAAAPVASGPVNLTLPFDTGGKNGKGTVRMDLDPGRTGANVVHLWIDGIDGKAMDVPEVKLAFTLKSKDIGPLPALPVRLTEGHWTSTGVQIPIAGNWNVAVTVRTSDIDQTTVDKNVKIG, via the coding sequence ATGACAGCCACCGCCCCGCCCTTCGGGCCGGACCCGTCCATATCCGCACCCACCCGGCGACGGCCGCTCACCGTCGCCGGGCTCCTCGCCGCCCTGGCCGGCGTGGTGTTCGGTCTGCTGCTGGCCGTCGCGGGTCCCGCGTCGGCGCATGCCGCGCTCACCGGGAGCGATCCACAGGACGGGGCGGTGGTCGCCACCGCGCCCAAGGCAGTCACCCTCACCTTCTCCGAACAGGTCGCCATGGGGGAGGGCTCCATCCGGGTCCTGGACCCGGACGGCAAGCGCGCGGACACCGAGGACGCCCCGCGCGATCTGCACAGCGGCTCCACCGTTAAATACGGCGTCTCCCTGCACACCGGGCTGCCGGACGGTACCTACACCGTTGCCTGGCAGGCCGTCTCCGCCGACAGCCATCCGGTCTCCGGAGCCTTCACCTTCTCCATCGGCGCTCCCTCCGAGACCACCGTCGCCCTCCCGGACAACGAGGCCGGCGGCGGCCTCGTCGGCACGCTGTACGGCATCGCCCGCTACGCCGCGTACGCCGGCTTCATCGTGCTCGCGGGCGGTGCGGCCTTCGTGCTGGCCTGCTGGCAGCGCGGGGCGGGCGCCCGCCCGCTGCAGCGCCTCGTCGTCCGCGGCTGGATGACCCTCACCGCGGCCACGATCGCCATGCTGTTGCTGCGCAGTCCGTACACCGGTTCCGGGAAGCTCGGCGACGCCTTCGACCTCGACGGCCTGAAGGCGGTCCTGGACACCAAGCCCGGCGCCGCGCTCGTCTCGCGGCTGCTGCTGCTCGGCGCCAGTGCGCTGTTCATCGCGGTGCTGTTCGGGGCGTACGCGAAGCGCGAGGACGAACGCGAGAAGAAGGACCTCACCTTCGGCCTCGCCCTCGGCGGTGCGGTCATCGCCGCCGGAATCGCCGGGACCTGGGCGCTGGCCGAACACGCGTCTACCGGCATCCAGCCGGGCATCGCCATGCCCGTCGACGTGCTCCATCTGCTGGCCGTCGCAGCCTGGCTGGGCGGGCTCACCGCCCTGCTCGTCGCGCTGTACCGCACGCCCGACATCACGGCCGCCGCCGTACGGCGCTTCTCCCGGATCGCGTTCATCAGCGTGCTCGTGCTCACCGCGACCGGGATCTACCAGTCCTGGCGCCAGGTCGGCTCCTGGTCCGCACTGACCGGCACGGGGTACGGACAACTGCTGCTCGTGAAGGTGGGGCTCGTCGCCGTCCTCGTCGGGGTCGCCTGGATCTCGCGCCGGTGGACCGCCCGCTTGGCGACGGGGCCGGGGGCGGACCGTGCGAACGACACCGACGGCACGGAGGAGGACGAGAAGGAGGAGGCCGGCTCGGGAGCTCCGGAGGCCGAGGCCGCCCCCGGCCCGGAAGCTCCGGAGGCCGCTGATCCCAACGATCCCGCTCGGGCCGCCCAGCTCGCCCGGCAGCAGGCCGCCATGGCAACCGCGGTGAAGAAGCGGGTACGTGACGCCGACCCCGACCGATCCGGCCTGCGCCGCTCGGTACTCGCCGAAGTGGGCGTCGCTGTGGTTCTGCTGGCAGTGACCACCATCCTCACCTCGACCGAACCCGGCCGCACCGAGGAGGAGGCGGCGCGCTCGTCGGCACCGGCCGCCGCGCCGGTGGCAAGCGGCCCCGTCAACCTCACGCTGCCCTTCGACACCGGTGGCAAGAACGGCAAGGGCACGGTCCGCATGGACCTGGACCCCGGGCGTACCGGAGCCAACGTGGTGCACCTCTGGATCGACGGCATCGACGGAAAGGCCATGGACGTCCCCGAGGTGAAGCTCGCCTTCACCCTGAAGTCCAAGGACATCGGGCCCCTGCCGGCCCTCCCCGTCCGGCTGACCGAGGGTCACTGGACCTCCACCGGAGTCCAGATCCCGATCGCGGGCAACTGGAACGTCGCAGTCACCGTGCGGACCTCGGACATCGACCAGACCACGGTCGACAAGAACGTGAAGATCGGCTGA
- the efeB gene encoding iron uptake transporter deferrochelatase/peroxidase subunit has product MSEKKTNSAATSSRTGGRKKRTGDAVPPVTGAISRRRLIGTAGAAGATGLVLGAAGGATGYAATRDEAPAALTSVGSTEVMFHGKHQPGITTPLQARGHLIAFDLSPGAGRKEAAALMRRWSATAERLMAGEPVTGGSADGTGHDTGIALDAGPSSLTVTFGFGATFFERTGLTGHRPPGLDPLPPFSADHLDTGRSNGDLWVQIGADDALVAFHALRAVQKEAASTATVRWQMDGFNRTPGATAKPMTARNLMGQIDGTGNPKPADTDFDQRVFVAAGAEDTAYDWLVGGSYAVVRRIRMLLDDWEKLPVERQERVIGRRKADGAPLSGGTETTEMDLDKAGPDGKLLIPDNAHARISSPERNSGAAMLRRPFSYHDGISSDGTPDAGLLFICWQADPLRGFVPVQRKLDRGDALSPFLRHEASGLFAVPGGAADGEYVGQRLLES; this is encoded by the coding sequence GTGAGCGAGAAGAAGACGAACAGTGCAGCCACGTCGAGCCGTACTGGCGGCAGGAAAAAGCGCACCGGTGACGCCGTCCCACCGGTGACCGGCGCGATCTCCCGGCGGCGGCTGATCGGCACCGCGGGAGCGGCCGGTGCCACCGGTCTCGTCCTCGGGGCGGCCGGCGGCGCCACCGGCTATGCCGCGACCAGGGACGAGGCGCCGGCCGCCCTGACCTCGGTCGGCTCCACCGAGGTGATGTTTCACGGGAAACATCAACCGGGGATCACCACTCCGCTTCAGGCCCGCGGCCACCTCATCGCCTTCGACCTGTCCCCCGGGGCCGGACGCAAGGAGGCGGCAGCCCTGATGCGCCGCTGGTCGGCCACGGCCGAGCGGCTGATGGCCGGTGAACCCGTCACCGGCGGCTCGGCGGACGGCACCGGGCACGACACCGGCATCGCGCTGGACGCCGGACCGTCCTCGCTGACCGTCACCTTCGGCTTCGGCGCCACCTTCTTCGAACGAACGGGCCTGACGGGGCACCGCCCGCCCGGACTCGACCCGCTGCCGCCGTTCTCGGCCGATCACCTCGACACCGGCAGGTCCAACGGTGACCTCTGGGTACAGATCGGCGCCGACGACGCGCTCGTCGCCTTCCACGCGTTGCGGGCCGTACAGAAGGAGGCCGCCTCGACGGCCACCGTGCGCTGGCAGATGGACGGCTTCAACCGCACGCCCGGCGCCACCGCGAAGCCGATGACCGCTCGCAACCTCATGGGCCAGATCGACGGCACCGGCAACCCGAAGCCTGCCGACACCGACTTCGACCAGCGTGTCTTCGTTGCGGCGGGCGCCGAGGACACCGCTTACGACTGGCTGGTGGGCGGCTCCTACGCGGTCGTCCGGCGGATCAGGATGCTGCTCGACGACTGGGAGAAGCTCCCGGTGGAGCGTCAGGAACGGGTCATCGGCCGGCGCAAGGCGGACGGCGCCCCGCTCAGCGGCGGCACCGAGACCACCGAGATGGACCTCGACAAGGCGGGCCCCGACGGGAAGCTGCTGATCCCCGACAACGCCCACGCCCGGATCTCCTCCCCCGAGCGCAACAGCGGCGCGGCCATGCTGCGGCGCCCGTTCTCGTACCACGACGGCATCTCATCGGACGGCACCCCGGACGCCGGTCTGCTGTTCATCTGCTGGCAGGCCGATCCACTGCGCGGCTTCGTACCTGTACAGCGCAAACTCGACCGGGGCGATGCCCTGTCCCCGTTCCTCCGTCACGAGGCGAGCGGACTGTTCGCGGTGCCGGGCGGTGCGGCGGACGGGGAGTACGTGGGTCAGCGGCTCCTGGAGTCCTGA